The proteins below come from a single Chitinophaga pinensis DSM 2588 genomic window:
- a CDS encoding ABC transporter ATP-binding protein codes for MKKTNKPVTKTGKGNSGLMSLLRPYRGQLFLLMLMALCSNLLNLVLPYLTSRGIDAYTAGTLDLNRLVVEFIGAAIAIFIFTYVQSIIQTYMSERVGRQLRTDLAARISRQDYAYIQQVNPSKLLTNLTGDVDSIKLFVSQAIISIASSVFMIIGCCVLLISIDWKLGLTVISVVPFIAVAFGTVLRKVRTTFKKSREVVDKLNKTINESITGAALVRVINAQQQEYDRFIAPNGESMSLGIAVVRLFAGLVPVISFLGGMATLATLMLGGHFVINGEMTLGNIAAFNSYIAMLIFPIIVIGFMSNLIAQATASYQRIAEVLHAPESEEKGTVTDTLKGDLHVDHIDLSLDGKPILKEVSFSVKAGTRTAIIGPTAAGKTQLLNIIVGLLKPNGGHISYDNTDLSDYDKTALLQQVGLVFQDSIVFNMSLRENIAFNENVSEDLMKQAIATAELKEFVASLPDGLDTVVSERGNSLSGGQKQRIMLARALAINPQILLLDDFTARVDANTEQRILDNVQENYPHLTLISVTQKIASVAHFDQIILLMDGEVVATGTHQELMQTCPEYVQIFNSQRSTSNYELQPE; via the coding sequence AGAGGCCAGTTATTCCTACTGATGCTGATGGCCCTGTGTAGTAACCTGCTGAACCTGGTGCTGCCCTACCTGACGTCCAGAGGAATCGACGCATACACCGCCGGCACGCTCGATCTGAACCGCCTGGTCGTGGAATTCATCGGCGCTGCTATCGCTATTTTCATCTTTACGTATGTGCAGAGTATCATTCAGACCTATATGTCTGAAAGGGTAGGCCGCCAGTTACGTACCGACCTTGCTGCACGTATTTCCCGCCAGGACTACGCCTATATACAGCAGGTCAATCCTTCCAAACTACTGACCAACCTGACCGGCGACGTCGATAGTATCAAACTGTTTGTATCGCAGGCCATCATCTCTATCGCTTCTTCCGTATTTATGATTATCGGTTGTTGCGTGTTGCTGATCAGCATCGACTGGAAACTCGGTCTGACCGTTATCTCCGTCGTGCCTTTCATCGCCGTAGCATTCGGCACGGTGTTGCGGAAGGTAAGAACGACCTTCAAAAAGAGCAGGGAAGTGGTCGACAAACTGAATAAGACCATTAACGAGAGTATTACCGGTGCGGCCCTGGTCCGCGTGATCAATGCGCAGCAGCAGGAATATGACCGCTTCATAGCTCCGAATGGGGAATCCATGTCCCTGGGTATTGCGGTAGTCCGCCTTTTTGCAGGACTAGTACCAGTCATCAGTTTCCTGGGTGGTATGGCAACCCTGGCGACCTTAATGCTGGGTGGTCACTTCGTGATCAACGGAGAAATGACCCTGGGTAATATCGCCGCCTTCAACAGCTATATCGCCATGCTGATCTTCCCGATCATCGTCATCGGTTTTATGAGTAACCTGATCGCACAGGCCACCGCTTCCTATCAACGTATCGCAGAGGTACTTCATGCACCCGAATCCGAAGAAAAAGGTACTGTGACAGATACCCTGAAAGGCGACCTCCATGTAGATCATATTGACCTTTCCCTGGATGGTAAACCGATCCTGAAAGAGGTCTCTTTCTCCGTAAAAGCAGGTACGCGTACTGCGATTATCGGTCCGACAGCCGCCGGTAAAACACAGTTGCTCAATATTATTGTCGGTCTGCTGAAACCAAACGGGGGGCATATCAGTTATGACAACACGGACCTCTCCGACTATGATAAAACCGCGCTGTTGCAACAGGTGGGGCTCGTATTCCAGGATAGTATCGTGTTTAATATGAGTCTGCGGGAAAACATTGCTTTCAATGAGAACGTAAGTGAAGACCTGATGAAACAGGCGATAGCTACCGCAGAACTGAAAGAGTTTGTGGCCAGTCTTCCGGACGGACTGGACACCGTGGTTTCTGAAAGGGGGAACAGCCTTTCCGGCGGACAAAAACAGCGTATCATGCTGGCCAGGGCACTGGCGATCAATCCGCAGATCCTGCTGCTGGATGATTTTACCGCCAGGGTAGATGCGAACACCGAACAACGTATCCTGGACAATGTGCAGGAAAACTATCCGCACCTGACGCTCATATCTGTGACACAAAAAATAGCTTCTGTAGCACATTTTGACCAGATAATCCTGCTGATGGATGGTGAAGTGGTGGCCACAGGCACACATCAGGAGCTGATGCAGACATGTCCCGAATACGTACAGATCTTTAATTCCCAACGTAGTACCAGCAATTATGAATTACAACCTGAATAA
- a CDS encoding ABC transporter ATP-binding protein, translating into MNYNLNNTDTNEQQSTSGKRLLKLLAYIKTEHRALLGVFGIMVISQTLTITVPYVVGYTIDHYVAHKDFSGILRCAGLLLAIFLVNLIFAYSQTLMMGKVGQRMLYMLRSALFVKLQELPIAFFNQNKTGDLISRINNDTDKMNQFFSQSLVQFASGIMSMIGAGIFLLSINWKLGIATLTPAILLLLFTRILSPLVKKRNAANMKSTGGMSAEIQESLSNFKVIIAFNRRDYFRKRFDQVNQQNYKTATAAGVLNNIFNPVFSFCSQIAMLAVLAYGIYLISAGEFTVGLLISYLSFSTYFYNPIRQLAILWTNFQMAMAGWDRISQILELETDLKVIPAGPAKENAPLISFQHVQFRYADSKEILKNVSFNMEQGKTYALVGPTGGGKTTTASLIARLYDPTEGQVLLNGRDIRSYTPEERTRKIGFILQEPFLFSGTIQENIVYGNPTYADYSATQLREVMEKVGLDALLERFEDGLATNIVSGNDGISLGQKQLIAFMRAVLRNPDLLVLDEATANIDTVTEQQLEAVLKKLPAHTTRVIIAHRLNTIENADEIFFVNNGEITRAGSFDHAMNMLLQHERNT; encoded by the coding sequence ATGAATTACAACCTGAATAATACAGATACAAACGAACAGCAGAGTACTTCGGGGAAACGCCTCCTGAAATTACTGGCCTATATAAAAACAGAACACCGTGCATTGCTGGGTGTATTCGGTATCATGGTGATCAGCCAGACATTAACCATCACGGTTCCATATGTGGTAGGTTATACGATCGATCATTATGTAGCGCACAAGGACTTTTCCGGCATACTCCGTTGTGCAGGTCTTCTGCTGGCTATATTCCTGGTGAACCTGATCTTTGCCTACTCCCAGACCCTGATGATGGGAAAAGTAGGGCAGCGTATGCTTTATATGCTGCGAAGTGCATTATTTGTGAAATTGCAGGAACTGCCGATCGCCTTCTTTAATCAGAATAAAACCGGTGACCTGATCTCCCGTATCAATAACGATACTGATAAGATGAACCAGTTCTTTTCTCAGTCCCTCGTACAGTTTGCAAGTGGTATCATGTCCATGATCGGCGCGGGTATTTTCCTGTTGTCTATCAATTGGAAACTGGGTATCGCTACACTGACACCGGCTATTTTGCTGTTGCTTTTTACCCGTATCCTTTCTCCGTTGGTGAAGAAAAGAAACGCTGCCAACATGAAAAGTACCGGTGGTATGAGTGCTGAAATACAGGAAAGTCTGAGCAATTTTAAAGTGATCATCGCATTCAATCGCCGTGATTATTTCCGCAAACGCTTTGACCAGGTCAATCAGCAGAACTATAAAACCGCTACTGCTGCAGGTGTGCTGAATAATATCTTCAACCCGGTGTTCTCTTTCTGCTCCCAGATAGCCATGTTGGCCGTACTGGCCTATGGTATCTATCTGATATCAGCAGGTGAGTTCACGGTAGGACTGCTGATCAGTTACCTGTCTTTCTCCACTTATTTCTATAACCCGATCCGTCAGCTGGCTATTTTATGGACTAACTTCCAGATGGCGATGGCAGGTTGGGACAGGATCTCCCAGATCCTCGAACTGGAAACAGATCTGAAAGTAATTCCTGCCGGACCAGCAAAAGAGAATGCACCGCTGATCAGTTTTCAGCATGTACAGTTCCGCTATGCCGATAGTAAGGAGATCCTGAAAAATGTCAGCTTCAACATGGAGCAGGGTAAAACATATGCCCTGGTGGGACCTACAGGCGGAGGTAAAACAACTACAGCTTCACTGATTGCACGTTTGTATGATCCTACCGAAGGACAGGTATTGCTGAATGGCCGCGATATCCGTTCTTATACACCGGAAGAGCGTACCCGTAAAATCGGGTTCATTTTGCAGGAACCATTCCTTTTCTCCGGTACGATCCAGGAGAACATAGTTTATGGCAATCCGACCTATGCTGATTACAGCGCAACGCAATTACGGGAAGTGATGGAAAAAGTAGGGCTGGACGCCCTGCTGGAACGCTTTGAAGATGGTCTGGCTACAAACATCGTTTCTGGTAATGACGGTATCAGCCTTGGACAGAAACAGCTCATAGCCTTTATGCGGGCGGTATTACGTAATCCGGACCTGTTGGTACTGGATGAAGCCACTGCCAATATCGATACGGTAACAGAACAACAACTGGAAGCCGTATTGAAAAAGCTGCCGGCACATACGACCCGCGTGATCATTGCGCACAGATTGAATACCATTGAAAACGCAGATGAAATCTTCTTCGTGAACAATGGCGAGATTACGAGAGCGGGTTCATTTGATCATGCGATGAATATGCTGTTGCAGCATGAGCGAAACACGTAA
- a CDS encoding DUF1634 domain-containing protein, with the protein MKKIFSKEFWQERDVELFIGQQLRWGVITSSIIALIGGIIYLIKNGGNTPSYTEFTGAPEYVRHLPGILRGIKQFDGMAIIQLGVVVLLATPITRIAFSVLAFAMEKDTLYVVITLIVLGVITFSIFSGFGG; encoded by the coding sequence ATGAAAAAGATATTCTCAAAAGAATTCTGGCAGGAAAGAGACGTTGAACTGTTCATCGGACAGCAACTCAGATGGGGGGTGATTACCTCCAGCATTATTGCGCTCATCGGTGGTATTATTTACCTGATCAAAAACGGCGGTAATACGCCTTCTTATACTGAATTCACCGGTGCGCCGGAATACGTGAGACACCTTCCTGGTATCTTACGCGGTATTAAACAATTCGATGGTATGGCGATCATACAGTTAGGTGTGGTGGTACTACTGGCTACACCGATTACCAGGATCGCGTTTTCTGTATTAGCTTTTGCAATGGAGAAAGATACCTTGTACGTGGTTATTACGCTGATTGTATTGGGGGTGATTACATTTAGTATTTTTAGTGGCTTTGGAGGCTGA
- a CDS encoding sulfite exporter TauE/SafE family protein produces the protein MSILVFTLILLVGAFTAGMLGSLTGLGGGVVLIPLLTLVFHVDIRYAVGASLVASIANSSGAAAAYIKEGITNVRIGMFLEIATTTGAIIGAVLAVYTPTHLVAILFGFVLLFSAAMTLRKKNEHGDNESNSKLARIMRLNNSYPVNGVEVPYKVRGVAGGYALMTVAGVVSGLLGIGSGALKVLAMDGVMRIPFKVSTTTSNFMIGVTAAASAVIYLQRGYIDPGIALPVVLGVLAGAFGGSRLLMKMNTRKLRLLFCVVISALALEMIYNGFTGKL, from the coding sequence ATGTCGATTCTGGTATTCACACTCATTCTGCTGGTAGGCGCCTTCACGGCGGGTATGCTGGGATCTCTCACCGGTCTCGGTGGAGGGGTCGTATTAATCCCTTTACTTACACTCGTATTTCATGTCGATATCCGATATGCGGTGGGCGCTTCTCTTGTAGCATCCATTGCTAATTCTTCCGGTGCCGCAGCGGCGTATATCAAAGAAGGTATCACCAACGTGCGTATCGGTATGTTCCTCGAAATAGCCACCACCACAGGCGCTATAATCGGCGCTGTACTGGCGGTATATACACCGACGCATCTGGTTGCGATCCTCTTTGGATTTGTCCTGCTGTTTTCTGCTGCCATGACGCTCAGAAAAAAGAACGAACACGGCGACAACGAAAGCAACAGTAAACTGGCCCGCATCATGCGTCTCAACAACTCCTACCCTGTCAATGGTGTAGAAGTCCCTTATAAAGTAAGAGGCGTTGCAGGTGGTTATGCATTGATGACCGTAGCAGGTGTGGTATCCGGATTACTGGGTATCGGTTCCGGCGCACTGAAAGTACTGGCGATGGACGGCGTTATGCGTATCCCTTTCAAGGTATCTACCACTACCAGCAACTTCATGATCGGTGTAACGGCGGCAGCCAGCGCAGTGATCTATCTGCAGCGTGGTTATATTGATCCGGGTATCGCATTGCCTGTTGTATTGGGCGTACTGGCAGGCGCTTTCGGAGGATCCCGTCTGCTCATGAAAATGAACACACGCAAGCTCCGCCTGCTGTTCTGCGTAGTAATCAGCGCACTGGCACTGGAAATGATATATAATGGTTTTACCGGGAAATTATAA
- a CDS encoding FadR/GntR family transcriptional regulator, which yields MKHQTFKTMTKPIKLADKVIFELQKEISLGKYKVGELIPPEPVLMEQFGVGRSTIREAIKTLSNAGVLKVQQGAGTFVCAPAETTEPLDQRLRRAALQEVNHVRQLLEVEIVQLAVSHRTAEDLAMMDSLLQERWEAIITDNYEACADADIRFHKAVAGASHNSVLADLYQTFSNAIMRTFQQREKPHVSQFQRTHELHVQLAAAIREQQAEPAIKTVRAILENNF from the coding sequence GTGAAACATCAGACGTTTAAAACGATGACTAAACCAATAAAACTTGCAGACAAAGTCATTTTTGAGCTGCAAAAGGAAATTTCCCTCGGGAAATACAAAGTGGGCGAACTGATCCCACCAGAGCCGGTATTAATGGAACAATTTGGCGTAGGCCGCTCTACTATCCGCGAAGCGATAAAAACACTCTCTAATGCGGGGGTACTCAAAGTACAACAGGGCGCTGGCACCTTTGTATGCGCTCCCGCAGAGACAACAGAACCATTAGACCAGCGGCTCAGAAGAGCCGCATTACAGGAAGTAAATCATGTGCGGCAATTGCTGGAGGTAGAAATCGTACAGCTGGCAGTCAGTCACCGCACAGCAGAAGACCTGGCAATGATGGACAGTCTTTTGCAGGAAAGATGGGAGGCGATCATTACAGACAATTACGAAGCCTGTGCCGATGCCGATATCCGTTTCCATAAAGCGGTAGCCGGCGCTTCGCATAACAGCGTGCTGGCGGATCTGTATCAGACTTTCTCCAACGCGATCATGCGCACCTTTCAGCAAAGGGAGAAGCCGCACGTATCGCAGTTCCAGCGTACGCATGAACTACACGTGCAACTGGCAGCAGCGATCCGTGAACAGCAGGCGGAACCCGCCATCAAAACTGTCAGGGCCATTCTTGAAAATAATTTTTAA
- a CDS encoding acyl-CoA desaturase: MNSEKQLRKGPNWWRQFDFLGLHLLPILAFWTHVTTFDWILCAVLYVVRMFFVTGGYHRYFSHRTFKTSRFFQFILAGGAQSSLQKGVLWWGANHRVHHKHSDTPEDPHSANIYGFWYAHMGWIMGPEFKPTRYELIKDFKQPELYWLNKYHWVPGVILGVACYFIGNKVNGEGWFDWHAGLSTLLVGFVLSTIFLYHGTFTINSLMHKWGKPRYKTGDFSKNSAILALVTLGEGWHNNHHYYQSATRQGFFWWEFDITYYILRTLGVFGIVWDIRGVPEKVKSSNLLTDEAREEVKAANRRLVEENR, translated from the coding sequence ATGAATTCTGAAAAACAACTGAGGAAAGGACCTAACTGGTGGCGTCAATTTGATTTTCTGGGGTTGCACCTGCTGCCGATACTGGCATTTTGGACGCACGTCACAACATTTGACTGGATTTTATGTGCGGTATTGTATGTAGTACGCATGTTCTTTGTAACAGGTGGCTATCACCGATATTTCTCGCATCGAACGTTCAAGACCTCGCGATTCTTCCAGTTCATTCTGGCAGGAGGCGCACAGAGTAGTTTACAGAAAGGTGTATTATGGTGGGGAGCTAATCATCGCGTTCACCATAAACACAGTGATACACCTGAGGATCCGCACTCTGCAAATATTTACGGTTTCTGGTATGCACACATGGGCTGGATTATGGGTCCTGAGTTCAAACCAACCCGTTACGAACTGATCAAAGACTTCAAACAACCAGAATTATACTGGCTGAACAAATATCATTGGGTACCAGGTGTTATATTGGGTGTTGCCTGCTACTTTATCGGTAACAAAGTAAATGGTGAAGGCTGGTTCGACTGGCACGCAGGTCTTTCTACACTGCTGGTTGGTTTCGTGCTGAGCACTATTTTCCTGTACCACGGTACATTCACTATCAACTCCCTGATGCACAAATGGGGTAAACCTCGTTATAAAACAGGGGATTTCTCCAAAAACAGCGCTATTCTGGCACTGGTGACCCTGGGTGAAGGCTGGCATAATAACCACCACTACTATCAGAGCGCTACCCGTCAGGGCTTCTTCTGGTGGGAATTTGATATCACCTACTACATCCTGCGTACACTGGGCGTATTCGGTATCGTTTGGGATATCAGAGGTGTACCAGAAAAGGTAAAATCCAGCAATCTGCTGACTGATGAAGCAAGAGAAGAAGTGAAAGCAGCGAACAGAAGATTGGTAGAAGAAAACAGATAA
- a CDS encoding TPM domain-containing protein: MAHVKKWRLCLLILLIAGACREKKNADFAVDKIPDPMQHNSYVSNPDHLISDATEQTLNEQMRQMDQSGRAQIAVVLLETIGEKVPKDVAHEIFRLWKPGQKDKNNGLVVLLVNDQHRIEFETGYGLEGDLPDVVCYRIQQSEMLPSFKQKDLDGGMLKGMTAVVKVLNDTNVAQGDAQENEADAADGLSDTAIAAQEMMTKIDSFVAADSAGFAQQFGAVPDNSDPVINVGETSPDYPQETYTAKEQGDDMGVGTLVLYVFYAIFATIFVIQTGNAKRRKNTTSLFKTNIFHMIWIYGAPFILTLVLINFFDVVYRWWILPIIMYGNLLTYLIYRTIVVHTKAAFLLKTADRRQQYDAWNQANKSTWLAGFFFPLPFLLYSKWHKKRLEALRFEPYDCENCHQQMAILKKKEKQQFLNTSQLAEDKVGSVIYDVWNCKQCNSRKVLGYQDLDVNADECPSCHAITMVPGKKKVLRRATSSREGEGIQHYDCKHCNHTKQEYYVIPKPSSGSSGSSGSSSSSSSSSSSSWGGGSSGGGGAGSSW; encoded by the coding sequence ATGGCTCATGTAAAAAAGTGGCGCCTGTGTTTGTTGATCCTGTTGATAGCCGGCGCCTGTCGTGAAAAAAAGAATGCAGATTTTGCGGTAGATAAGATACCGGACCCTATGCAGCATAACAGTTACGTCAGTAACCCGGATCACCTGATCAGCGATGCGACCGAACAGACTTTAAATGAACAGATGCGGCAGATGGATCAATCCGGACGTGCGCAGATAGCAGTTGTACTGTTGGAGACGATCGGTGAAAAGGTACCGAAAGATGTTGCGCATGAAATATTCAGACTTTGGAAACCGGGCCAAAAGGATAAAAACAATGGTCTGGTTGTCTTACTGGTGAATGATCAGCATCGTATTGAATTTGAAACGGGCTACGGACTGGAAGGAGATCTTCCGGACGTGGTTTGTTATCGTATACAGCAATCAGAAATGCTGCCGTCCTTCAAACAGAAAGATCTTGATGGCGGTATGCTGAAAGGTATGACCGCCGTCGTTAAGGTGTTGAATGATACAAATGTAGCGCAGGGTGATGCACAGGAAAATGAGGCTGATGCTGCAGATGGACTATCCGATACCGCTATCGCCGCACAGGAGATGATGACAAAGATAGATAGTTTTGTAGCTGCGGATAGTGCCGGCTTCGCGCAACAATTTGGTGCTGTACCTGACAATAGCGACCCTGTCATAAATGTAGGAGAAACATCTCCTGATTACCCCCAGGAGACATATACAGCAAAAGAACAAGGAGACGATATGGGGGTCGGCACTTTAGTGCTGTATGTCTTCTATGCGATATTCGCTACCATATTCGTGATCCAGACGGGCAATGCAAAACGCAGAAAGAATACCACTTCGCTGTTTAAGACCAATATCTTCCATATGATCTGGATATATGGAGCGCCATTTATATTGACGCTGGTGTTAATCAATTTTTTTGATGTGGTATACCGCTGGTGGATATTGCCAATAATTATGTATGGCAACCTGCTGACTTACCTGATCTACCGTACGATTGTCGTTCACACAAAGGCTGCCTTTCTGCTGAAAACTGCTGACAGACGCCAGCAATACGATGCCTGGAATCAGGCCAATAAAAGTACCTGGCTGGCTGGCTTTTTCTTTCCGCTGCCTTTTCTGCTCTACTCAAAATGGCATAAAAAACGCCTGGAAGCACTCCGGTTTGAACCATATGACTGTGAAAATTGTCACCAGCAAATGGCAATATTGAAAAAGAAAGAAAAACAACAATTCCTTAACACCAGTCAGCTGGCAGAAGATAAAGTAGGTTCTGTCATATATGACGTATGGAATTGCAAGCAATGCAACAGCAGAAAAGTGCTTGGGTATCAGGACCTGGATGTCAATGCCGACGAGTGTCCATCCTGCCATGCCATCACCATGGTACCCGGCAAAAAGAAGGTATTACGTCGTGCTACCAGCAGTCGTGAGGGCGAGGGTATCCAGCATTATGACTGTAAACATTGTAATCATACAAAGCAGGAATATTATGTCATCCCAAAGCCATCTTCCGGCAGTTCAGGCAGCTCTGGCTCGTCAAGCTCTTCCTCTTCATCGTCCAGCAGCAGCTGGGGCGGAGGCAGTTCCGGAGGTGGCGGAGCAGGTAGCAGCTGGTAA
- a CDS encoding MlaE family ABC transporter permease → MASALTSSFNRYMEIVGDQVLFTGRFARNIFRGGFEWGEFIRQCFIVGYLSVGLVGITGFIIGLVMTLQTQPTLKDFGAESYVPGMVSISIIREIGPVIIALICAGKIASSIGAELGSMKVTEQIDAMEVSAANPVQYLVVTRILACTIMVPLLTIMADGLAMLGGWVGVNIQDHVSATLFFKKSFKALEFSDVVPSVIKTFFFGYAIGFVGCYKGYHSARGTESVGKAANSAVVSASLWIILIDAIAVQITNLIYY, encoded by the coding sequence ATGGCTAGTGCGCTTACATCTTCGTTTAACAGATATATGGAAATTGTCGGCGATCAGGTATTGTTTACCGGTCGCTTTGCCCGGAATATTTTCCGGGGAGGATTTGAATGGGGAGAATTTATCCGCCAGTGTTTTATTGTTGGTTATCTGTCCGTCGGCCTGGTTGGTATTACAGGGTTCATCATCGGGCTTGTAATGACGTTACAGACGCAACCTACTTTAAAAGACTTTGGCGCAGAAAGTTATGTACCCGGTATGGTGTCCATTTCCATTATACGTGAAATAGGACCTGTGATCATTGCGTTGATCTGTGCAGGTAAAATAGCATCGAGTATCGGGGCAGAACTGGGTAGTATGAAAGTGACGGAACAGATAGATGCCATGGAGGTCTCGGCCGCTAATCCGGTGCAGTATCTCGTCGTAACGCGCATCCTTGCCTGCACAATCATGGTACCCTTACTAACGATTATGGCTGATGGGCTGGCCATGTTAGGTGGATGGGTAGGCGTCAACATACAGGATCACGTCAGTGCAACCCTCTTTTTTAAGAAATCTTTCAAAGCACTGGAATTTAGCGACGTCGTGCCTTCTGTGATAAAGACATTTTTCTTCGGATATGCGATCGGTTTTGTCGGATGTTATAAAGGATATCATTCCGCCCGTGGTACGGAAAGTGTGGGAAAAGCGGCTAACTCCGCTGTGGTAAGCGCCTCTCTCTGGATTATCCTGATAGATGCGATAGCAGTACAGATCACCAACCTGATTTATTATTAA
- a CDS encoding ABC transporter ATP-binding protein, giving the protein MDDTLVQEKKTPVATDDEVVIRIEHLKKSFGDNEVLKDINLELHRGENIVVLGRSGQGKSVTIQCIAGLLEPDEGVLEVLGKEVKELSPDELRELRMKIGFLFQSGALYDSMTVRENLAFPLTRVLKMKDEADIEKRVKEVLESVGLEEAIDKLPSDLSGGMRKRVGLARTLILRPEIMLYDEPTTGLDPITSREISELIIKLQEKYETSSIIITHDMNCARIVADRIVVMNDGEYIATGTYDELAKSPDELINNFFK; this is encoded by the coding sequence ATGGATGATACATTGGTACAAGAAAAGAAAACTCCGGTGGCCACGGATGATGAAGTGGTGATCCGTATCGAACATCTGAAAAAATCTTTTGGCGATAACGAGGTGTTGAAAGACATTAACCTGGAGCTGCACAGGGGCGAGAATATTGTGGTACTTGGGCGCTCGGGTCAGGGTAAATCAGTAACAATACAATGTATTGCAGGTTTGCTGGAACCTGACGAAGGGGTGCTGGAAGTATTGGGAAAAGAGGTAAAGGAACTTTCGCCGGATGAACTGCGTGAGCTGCGTATGAAGATCGGATTCCTTTTTCAGAGTGGCGCATTGTATGATTCTATGACAGTACGTGAGAATCTGGCTTTCCCGCTTACCCGCGTGTTAAAAATGAAAGATGAAGCGGACATTGAAAAGCGCGTGAAAGAGGTGCTGGAAAGTGTCGGACTGGAAGAAGCGATTGATAAACTACCTTCTGACTTGTCCGGAGGGATGCGTAAAAGGGTCGGGTTGGCAAGAACGCTCATACTACGGCCGGAAATTATGCTGTATGACGAGCCTACGACCGGACTGGATCCTATCACCTCCCGGGAGATCAGTGAGCTGATCATAAAACTCCAGGAGAAATATGAAACCTCGTCTATTATTATCACCCACGATATGAATTGTGCCCGTATTGTAGCAGACCGTATCGTCGTCATGAATGACGGTGAATATATCGCAACAGGCACATACGATGAATTGGCGAAGTCGCCGGATGAACTCATTAATAACTTTTTTAAATAG